In one window of Azoarcus olearius DNA:
- the pilB gene encoding type IV-A pilus assembly ATPase PilB, with protein MAANPQAALSGLARALIQHGRLSEADVLSCSPKSTGSSNSFLLEIVQRGLMTARDIARFAAETFGYPLFDIAAIDRGAIPRDAVDRKLMGKHQVVALGKRQNRLTLAVADPSNMRVLDEIRFQTGMQVDLIVVEVDKLCKLADTLAESTEQTLKDLSGGDEFDMDLLQQDGAAEQATEDSTAEVDDAPVVKFIQKVLIDAINEGASDIHFEPYEKYYRIRVRTDGVLREIAQPPLVLKEKIAARIKVISRLDISEKRIPQDGRMKLVLSKTKAIDFRVSTLPTLHGEKIVMRILDPSSAMLGVDALGYEPEQKKALLDAVERPYGMILVTGPTGSGKTVSLYTCLNLLNKAGVNISTAEDPAEINLPGINQVNVNEKAGLTFAASLRAFLRQDPDVIMVGEIRDLETAEISVKAAQTGHLVLSTLHTNDAPTTLERLRNMGVAPFNIASSVIMITAQRLARRLCTCKKPVDIPIEALLQAGYKEEDLDGSWQPYGPVGCDRCKGSGYKGRVGIYQVMPVSEEIAHIIMTNGNSMDIAEQARREGVKDLRQSGLLKVKQGVTSLEEVLASTNE; from the coding sequence ATGGCAGCAAACCCCCAGGCCGCGCTGAGCGGGCTTGCCCGCGCACTAATCCAGCACGGTCGGCTTTCCGAAGCCGACGTTCTCTCCTGTTCACCCAAAAGTACAGGGTCGAGCAACAGCTTCCTGCTTGAGATCGTGCAACGCGGCCTGATGACTGCCCGCGACATCGCACGCTTTGCCGCCGAAACCTTCGGGTATCCGCTGTTCGACATCGCCGCCATTGACCGCGGTGCGATTCCCCGCGACGCGGTCGATCGCAAGCTGATGGGCAAGCACCAGGTGGTGGCGCTGGGCAAGCGTCAGAACCGCCTCACCCTCGCGGTCGCCGATCCGTCGAACATGCGGGTGCTCGACGAAATCCGGTTCCAGACCGGCATGCAGGTCGACCTCATCGTCGTCGAGGTCGACAAGCTCTGCAAACTCGCCGACACCCTCGCCGAATCGACCGAACAGACGCTGAAGGACCTCTCCGGTGGCGACGAGTTCGACATGGACCTGCTACAGCAGGATGGCGCCGCCGAGCAGGCTACCGAGGACAGCACCGCTGAAGTCGACGACGCGCCGGTCGTCAAGTTCATCCAGAAGGTGCTGATCGACGCGATCAACGAAGGCGCGTCCGACATCCATTTCGAACCCTATGAAAAGTACTACCGCATTCGCGTCCGTACCGACGGCGTGTTGCGCGAGATCGCCCAGCCCCCCCTGGTGCTGAAGGAGAAGATCGCGGCGCGGATCAAGGTCATCTCGCGCCTCGACATCTCCGAGAAGCGGATTCCGCAGGACGGCCGCATGAAGCTCGTCCTGTCGAAGACCAAGGCCATCGACTTCCGCGTATCCACACTGCCCACGCTGCACGGCGAGAAGATCGTCATGCGTATTCTCGACCCCAGTTCGGCGATGCTCGGCGTCGATGCGCTGGGTTACGAGCCCGAACAAAAGAAGGCGCTGCTGGATGCGGTGGAACGTCCTTACGGCATGATCCTGGTCACGGGTCCCACGGGCTCGGGCAAGACGGTGTCGCTATACACCTGCCTCAACCTGCTCAACAAGGCCGGCGTCAATATTTCCACCGCGGAGGACCCGGCCGAAATCAATCTGCCCGGCATCAACCAGGTCAACGTCAACGAGAAGGCGGGCCTCACCTTCGCCGCCTCGCTGCGCGCCTTCCTGCGGCAAGATCCGGACGTGATCATGGTCGGCGAAATCCGCGACCTCGAAACCGCTGAAATCTCCGTCAAGGCAGCACAAACGGGCCACCTCGTGCTCTCCACGCTGCACACCAACGACGCCCCCACCACGCTCGAACGCCTGCGCAACATGGGGGTCGCGCCGTTCAACATCGCATCCTCGGTCATCATGATCACCGCGCAACGGCTCGCGCGCCGCCTGTGCACCTGCAAGAAGCCCGTCGATATCCCGATCGAAGCCTTGCTTCAGGCCGGCTACAAGGAAGAGGATCTGGACGGCAGCTGGCAACCCTATGGGCCGGTCGGCTGCGACCGCTGCAAGGGCAGCGGCTACAAGGGCCGGGTCGGCATCTACCAGGTCATGCCGGTGTCCGAGGAGATCGCCCACATCATCATGACCAACGGCAACTCGATGGACATCGCCGAGCAGGCGCGCCGCGAGGGCGTGAAGGATCTCCGCCAATCGGGGCTGCTCAAGGTCAAGCAGGGCGTGACGTCACTGGAAGAAGTGCTCGCCTCCACCAACGAATAG
- a CDS encoding type II secretion system F family protein: MATATRAPQRTTTGPKEDLYSWEGKDKTGKVMRGEMRATGDTVVQATLRRQGIQVVKIRKQKLSRGHKIKDKDIALFTRQLATMMKAGVPLLQAFDIGIKGSGNPSLARLLNEVRTDVETGSSLSQAFAKHPMYFDKLFCNLVGAGEQAGILDSLLDRIATYKEKILAIKGKIKSALFYPIAVVVVAALVVSVMMLFVIPEFKNVFTSFGADLPAPTLIVIAMSDFFTEYWYLLFGSVIGVVLGIASIYKRSAAMQIAVDRLVLKMPVIGDVIRKATVARWARTLSTMFSAGVPLVEALDSVGGAAGNYVYLTATKQIQTEVSTGTSLTVSMQNAAVFPTMVVQMVSIGEESGQLDSMLGKVADFYEQEVDDAVAGLSQLLEPLIMVFLGTVIGGLVVAMYLPIFKLGSVV; the protein is encoded by the coding sequence ATGGCGACAGCGACGCGCGCCCCGCAGCGCACCACGACGGGCCCCAAGGAGGACCTCTACAGCTGGGAAGGCAAGGACAAGACCGGCAAGGTAATGCGCGGGGAAATGCGCGCCACCGGCGATACCGTCGTACAGGCCACGCTGCGCCGGCAGGGCATCCAGGTCGTCAAGATCCGCAAACAGAAGCTGTCGCGCGGACACAAGATCAAGGACAAGGACATCGCACTGTTCACACGTCAGTTGGCAACGATGATGAAGGCCGGCGTGCCCTTGCTGCAGGCGTTCGACATCGGCATCAAAGGCTCCGGCAATCCCAGCCTCGCCCGCCTGCTAAACGAAGTGCGTACCGATGTGGAGACGGGATCCAGCCTGTCGCAGGCGTTTGCAAAGCACCCGATGTATTTCGACAAGTTGTTCTGCAACCTGGTAGGCGCAGGCGAGCAGGCCGGCATCCTCGACAGCCTGCTTGACCGGATCGCGACCTATAAAGAGAAGATTCTGGCCATCAAGGGCAAGATCAAGTCGGCGTTGTTCTACCCGATCGCGGTGGTCGTTGTCGCAGCTCTGGTCGTGTCGGTGATGATGCTGTTCGTCATTCCCGAATTCAAGAACGTGTTCACCAGCTTCGGTGCCGACCTGCCAGCGCCGACACTGATCGTGATTGCAATGTCCGATTTCTTCACCGAATACTGGTATCTGCTGTTCGGCTCGGTTATCGGTGTCGTCCTCGGCATCGCGTCTATCTACAAACGCTCGGCTGCGATGCAGATCGCGGTAGACCGCCTGGTACTCAAGATGCCGGTCATCGGCGACGTGATCCGGAAAGCCACCGTCGCGCGCTGGGCGCGAACGCTCTCCACGATGTTTTCGGCCGGCGTACCTCTGGTCGAAGCGCTCGACTCCGTGGGCGGTGCCGCTGGCAACTATGTCTATCTGACCGCCACCAAACAGATCCAGACCGAAGTCAGCACCGGTACCAGCCTTACGGTCTCCATGCAGAACGCGGCGGTGTTCCCCACGATGGTGGTCCAGATGGTGTCGATCGGTGAAGAGTCCGGCCAGCTCGACTCGATGCTGGGCAAGGTGGCGGACTTCTATGAGCAGGAGGTCGATGACGCGGTCGCCGGTCTGTCCCAGTTGCTCGAGCCGCTGATCATGGTCTTCCTCGGCACCGTCATCGGTGGCCTGGTGGTCGCCATGTACCTCCCGATCTTCAAACTCGGCTCGGTCGTCTGA
- a CDS encoding prepilin peptidase: protein MPEYLRDPVAFAAVATLLGLFVGSFLNVVIHRLPRMMEREWHAQAAELRGEEPEAGEPFNLATPRSRCPHCGHLIGAIENIPVVSYLVLRGRCRHCSAPIGKRYPLIETFSAVASAYVAWHFGPGLAAVGGLIFLWSMIALAFIDLDTQLLPDQITLPLLWLGLAFNLASTYVPLSAAVVGAMLGYLSLWSVYWLFKLVTGKEGMGYGDFKLLAAIGAWLGWQVLPLTILLSSLVGAAVGISLILFARHGRNVPIPFGPYLAAAGILALLWGEQITARYLGQF, encoded by the coding sequence ATGCCTGAATACCTTCGCGACCCTGTCGCCTTTGCTGCCGTCGCGACCCTTCTCGGCCTCTTTGTCGGCAGCTTCCTCAACGTCGTGATCCATCGGCTGCCGCGAATGATGGAACGGGAGTGGCACGCCCAGGCGGCCGAACTGCGGGGCGAAGAACCCGAGGCCGGCGAGCCGTTCAACCTCGCGACACCGCGTTCGCGCTGCCCCCACTGCGGGCATCTGATTGGCGCGATCGAGAACATTCCGGTGGTCAGCTATCTGGTGCTGCGCGGTCGCTGCCGCCACTGCAGCGCGCCGATCGGAAAGCGCTACCCGCTCATCGAGACGTTCTCCGCTGTCGCGTCCGCCTACGTCGCGTGGCATTTCGGCCCGGGCTTGGCCGCCGTCGGCGGCCTGATCTTCCTGTGGTCAATGATCGCACTGGCCTTCATCGATCTCGACACACAACTGCTGCCGGACCAGATCACACTCCCGCTGCTGTGGCTCGGCCTCGCGTTCAATCTTGCTTCCACCTATGTGCCGCTCAGCGCCGCCGTCGTCGGTGCGATGCTGGGTTACTTGTCGCTATGGTCGGTTTACTGGCTATTCAAACTCGTCACCGGCAAGGAGGGAATGGGTTACGGCGACTTCAAGCTGCTGGCAGCAATCGGCGCGTGGCTGGGCTGGCAAGTGCTGCCGCTCACCATCCTGCTGTCCTCGCTGGTCGGCGCGGCGGTCGGCATCAGCCTCATCCTGTTCGCCCGCCATGGCCGCAACGTTCCGATTCCATTCGGGCCCTATCTCGCCGCCGCGGGCATCCTCGCCTTGTTGTGGGGCGAGCAGATCACCGCGCGCTATCTCGGCCAGTTCTGA
- a CDS encoding FmdB family zinc ribbon protein: MPIYEYRCESCGFQKDHLQKMSDAPLSTCPSCGKESYTKLLSAAGFQLKGSGWYATDFKGGSSAKPAASESTPPAGCGGSCACHPS, from the coding sequence ATGCCCATTTACGAATATCGTTGCGAAAGCTGCGGGTTCCAGAAGGACCACCTGCAGAAGATGAGCGATGCCCCGCTTTCCACCTGCCCATCCTGCGGCAAGGAGAGCTATACCAAGTTGCTGTCCGCTGCGGGCTTCCAGCTGAAGGGTAGCGGCTGGTACGCCACCGACTTCAAGGGTGGCAGTAGCGCCAAGCCGGCCGCCAGCGAAAGCACCCCGCCCGCCGGTTGCGGCGGCAGCTGCGCCTGCCACCCGTCCTGA
- a CDS encoding DUF502 domain-containing protein yields the protein MKKYFITGLLIWIPLAITFMVLAWIINTLDQILLWLPNGMQPQSVFGINIPGIGVLLSILILLVTGLIAANVLGQKLVQMWEAILARIPVVKSIYYSVKQVSDTLFSSSGQAFRKALLVQYPRQGSWTIAFLTGKPGGDAAHHLQGDYVSVYVPTTPNPTSGFFLMMPSADVIELDMSVDEALKYIISMGVVAPPVRKPVERPALLND from the coding sequence GTGAAGAAGTACTTCATCACCGGCCTGCTGATCTGGATTCCGCTGGCCATCACCTTCATGGTGCTGGCCTGGATCATCAACACCCTCGACCAGATCCTGCTGTGGCTGCCGAACGGCATGCAACCGCAGTCGGTGTTCGGCATCAACATCCCCGGCATCGGTGTCCTGCTCAGCATCCTGATCCTGCTGGTCACCGGCCTGATCGCGGCCAACGTGCTGGGCCAGAAGCTGGTGCAGATGTGGGAAGCCATCCTCGCCCGCATCCCGGTGGTGAAGTCGATCTACTACAGCGTCAAGCAGGTTTCCGACACGCTGTTCTCCAGCAGCGGCCAGGCCTTCCGCAAGGCGTTGCTGGTGCAATACCCCCGCCAGGGTTCGTGGACCATTGCCTTCCTCACCGGCAAACCGGGGGGCGATGCCGCCCATCACCTGCAGGGCGATTACGTCAGCGTTTATGTGCCGACCACGCCCAACCCGACTTCCGGCTTCTTCCTGATGATGCCGTCTGCAGACGTCATCGAACTCGACATGAGCGTGGACGAAGCCCTCAAGTACATCATCTCGATGGGGGTCGTCGCGCCACCCGTGCGCAAACCCGTCGAGCGCCCCGCTCTCCTCAACGACTAG